A region of Candidatus Megaera polyxenophila DNA encodes the following proteins:
- a CDS encoding 5-formyltetrahydrofolate cyclo-ligase, which yields MYLKHSLRKKILAERTLFDRDKFLAENKLIVENTKLAISALYKNLSNKDRDSTEVETDNFEIFSAANPIGLYLPLKGEPDLTSLLDNNWVFCLPKINGDKIEFVHYHKSMVLEKESKGIKHPPSDTILVPSIVIVPGLAYCQKGYRLGFGSGCYDKYFSRLIINTPTTKIGVCFDKYLLESLPIEKHDTKFDYVITENTVLKL from the coding sequence ATGTATTTAAAGCATTCTCTTAGAAAAAAAATTTTAGCAGAGAGAACTTTATTTGACCGAGATAAATTCTTGGCAGAAAACAAATTAATTGTAGAAAATACTAAATTAGCGATCAGTGCCTTATATAAAAATTTATCAAATAAGGACAGGGACTCTACTGAGGTTGAAACTGACAATTTCGAAATATTTAGTGCTGCAAATCCTATAGGCTTATATTTACCCCTTAAAGGTGAACCAGATTTAACTAGCCTTTTAGATAATAATTGGGTATTTTGCTTGCCTAAAATAAATGGTGACAAAATAGAATTTGTCCATTATCACAAAAGTATGGTCCTAGAAAAAGAGTCAAAGGGCATTAAACATCCCCCTTCGGATACTATTTTAGTTCCAAGTATAGTTATCGTACCGGGTTTAGCTTACTGCCAAAAAGGTTATAGGCTTGGTTTTGGCTCCGGATGTTACGACAAGTATTTCTCTAGACTGATAATTAATACTCCAACAACCAAAATAGGTGTATGTTTTGATAAATATCTGTTAGAATCTTTACCAATTGAAAAACATGACACAAAGTTTGACTATGTCATTACAGAGAACACCGTTCTAAAGCTATAA